The Treponema phagedenis DNA segment ACAAAAAGAAAAATAGATACTATTGCTATCATCGAAAATCTATAGTGTTTCATAATTTGTATTTTACACCTCTTTTACACGAAGGTCAAATGCTTTACGCATTGTTTTTAATCAGTGCTCGTAGAAAAATTCCTTATCAATTAAAGAAGCGTCGATAGTAAAAACCGAGGAGTAAAAACGCCCTTTGCAAAAAAAAAATTCTTTTGCAAAGGGCTATATACAATCAAGAGGCTTTAACTCGATACCAATATCAGATTGTGCCGTCCCAGGTACTTACCGCATCGGAGTGAATTTCATGTTCGTCAAACCAATGGGTGGTAACAACCTTTGTTTCGGTAAAAAAGCGGTAGCCGTCTTTTCCGAGCGTATGAAGATCTCCGAAAAAAGACTCCTTATGCCCTGAAAAAGGAAACATGCCGACCGGCACCGGAATGCCGACATTGATGCCGACCATACCTCCATCGGTATGCCGTGCAAATTCCCGCGCATAATAACCGTTTTGCGTATAAATCACTGAGCCGTTTGCAAAAGGATTTCTGTTCATAAGTGCTAACCCTTCTTCAAAGGTTTTTACCCGCTTAATACACAGAACAGGACCGAAAATCTCCTGCGTGCCAACCGTCATTTCTTCGGTTACGTAATCAAGAATAGTGGGGCCAAGGTAAAAGCCTTTTTCAAAGCCCGGAACAACATAATTTCGCCCGTCAAGCACTAATTTTGCGCCTTCCGCAATACCTTTTTCAATCCACTGCACAATTGATTCTTTATGCGGGGCATTCACAACCGGCCCAAGCTTGGAACTCTTATCGTATGCACAGCCGACCTTCAGCTTTTCGGCAAGCTCCTTTATCGCCTGCACAAGTTTATCCGCAATCCCTTCCTGAGCAACTACCACCGGAAGCGCCATACAGCGCTCGCCCGCACAACCGTACGAAGCATTAATAATGCCTGCGGCCGTCCGCTTAATAGGCGCATCATTTAACACAAGTGCGTGATTTTTTGCCTCGCAAAGTGCCTGCACCCGTTTTCCGGTCGCCGCCGCCGTTGTGTAAATATGCTTGCCGACAGACGTTGAGCCGACAAAGGTAATCGCTTTTACATCCTTATGCGTAAGCAGTATTTCCGCCTCATTGCGGCTGCAGGTAATAATGTTAATAACGCCGTCGGGTAACCCCGCCTCCTTATACAACTCGGCAATGCGCAGCGCGGACTGCGGCGTAAAAGTCGCTGCCTTTAAGACAATCGTATTTCCGCAGGCAATACAAATCGGCGTCATCCACCCCATCGGAATCATCGCGGGAAAATTAAACGGAATAATGCCCGCACAAACACCGATAGGCTCACGGTACAACACTGAATCGTAGCCGACTGCGGCGTCCATCAAACTTTCGCCCATCAGCAAAGAAGGCGCCGCAATTGCCTGCTCGGTTCCCTCCTTTGCCTTCAGCACATCACCTTGCGCCTCATCCCACGCCTTTCCGTTTTCCAGCGCAACAAGATGCGTTAACTCATCCATATGCTCAATCAAAAGATCGCGCAGCTTATACAAAATCTGCACCCGCTTTAAAACAGGAGTCGCCGACCATTCGGGAAAAGCTTTTTTTGCCGCCGCAATCGCCTGCTTCACCTCATCCGCTGTGCAGCAGGGCACCTTTGCAATCACCGCCCCGGTACTGGGGTCATACGCATCGCTGAATTTCCCGGTCTTTGAATCCACAAAAGAACCGCCGATAAAAGGCTTTAAAACCTTGACATCTGCCATTTGTTTATCACACCTCCATAAAAAAGTTTTTCGATATAAAGTTTTATACAAATTTTTTACTCATTTTCTATTAAACATTCCCAAACAAAACATACGGGCGTGCCCCGAAACTCCGCTTATAATTCTCCTACGCTCCGTTTCGGGTCGCGTGCTCCGCTTGTATCTTGGCTGCCTTTCTGCTTTTGAGGTGCAATGCTTCTCGTTACCTCGAAGATTGCCTTTGCATAAACCGAAGGCAGCTCAAGGATACCGCTGCGCCCGCTCACGCATTTGCAGGCTGCCTAAATTAAAACGTTACCAGCTTTCCCGTCTTAAAAGATTCGGTGCATTTTCCTGCAATAATCGAGATAGCCGTTCCGTCATACACACTCACATTCGGTTTTCTGTTTTCAATAATGCAGCGTACAAATTCCTGCACTTCATTCACATAGGCTGAGGAAAAACGCTCTTGAAAATTTTCAGAGCATTCTTTGCGCACGCCGTGTGTGTCAAGAATCTCTACCAGATTTTTTTGCGGTACCGAAGCAATCCGCAGGGTTGCTTTAGTACCGATAATTTCGGTTTCGACATTATAGCCGTGCGGAGCAGTTCTGCCAGCAAACAAAAACGCCATTGCCTCATTTTTGAATTTCATTAAACAGGAAACATTATCGCCGTCCTCGTATTTTGCAAACTCCGGATACGCATAGCAGCCGCCAATCGCATACACCGACTCGGGCTCGCTTTCAAGCATCCAGCGCGCAAGGTCAATATCATGAGAGGACATGTCATAAAACTCGCCTCCGCTATGGGGCGCAAAGGCAATAGCTCCGTCAATACATTTAATCGGATCCTGACTGTATGAACGGAATAAAACAGGGCGTCCGATTTCTCCGGCAGCGATTTTTTGTTTTGCATACATATAGGATTCATCAAAGCGGCGCATAAACCCGAGCATAAACACTTTGTCGGGATGCGCTTCAACCGCTTTTTCGGCAAGCGTACATTCTTCCAAACTGGTGCCGAGCGGTTTTTCACAAAACACATGTTTGCCCGCGTGTAATGCTTCCGAAATATGTTTGCAGTGCAGCGCAGAAGGCGAAACGATTACAATTGCATCAAGCTCTTTTATGGCGATAAGCTCTTCAAATGAGGTACAGGTTTTTTCTACCCGAAGCTCTTGTGCTGCCTTGTGAAGTTTTTGCTCGTCCATGTCGCAGAGTGCGTATAACTCTGCATCGGCAATTTTGCCGGCAATGTTTTTTGCGTGTTCCAATCCGAGTCTGCCCAAACCGATAGAACCGATTTTAATTTGTTTCATTTTTGTCTCCTTAAGCCGAAACAATACCGTATGCGTGCAAACCGCTTATTTTTTTCCTCGGTTTTTGCGCATATCTACAATTACCGCAGCGACGATGATAACGCCCTCTGCTATTTGCTGCCAGTATGAGCTTACCGAAAGCAGGGTCAAACCGTTACGCAATACGGAAATTAACAGCGCTCCAATAACCGCTCCCCAAATGGTGCCTATGCCGCCGGTATGGCTGGTGCCGCCGACAGTTGTTGCGGCAACTGCGGTTAACTCATATCCGGTTGCCGCAGAGGGGTGCATACTTCCCGCTCTTCCCGCGTATACGATCGCTGCAACGCTGGCGAGTAAACCGCAGTATGCGTAAATAATAATGAGCGTCCTACTCACGTTTACCCCGGAAATTTCGGCGGCGCGCTTATTTCCGCCGAGTGCGTAAACCGCTTTTCCGAACTTTGTATTATGTAATAGCACCCACGAAATCAGTATCATAAAAATATATACCAGAACGGCTACCGGAATATAGCCAAAAATTTTTCCCTGGCCAATGCTGTCAAAGGCGGGAAGCAGATTGCTGATCGGAATTCCGCCGGTGTATACCAAGACAAGTCCGCGTGCAACCGTGTGCATACCGAGTGTTGCAATGAACGGCGGAATTTTTGTTGCCGCAATCAGCCAGCCGTTTAATGCCCCCGAAAG contains these protein-coding regions:
- a CDS encoding CoA-acylating methylmalonate-semialdehyde dehydrogenase; translation: MADVKVLKPFIGGSFVDSKTGKFSDAYDPSTGAVIAKVPCCTADEVKQAIAAAKKAFPEWSATPVLKRVQILYKLRDLLIEHMDELTHLVALENGKAWDEAQGDVLKAKEGTEQAIAAPSLLMGESLMDAAVGYDSVLYREPIGVCAGIIPFNFPAMIPMGWMTPICIACGNTIVLKAATFTPQSALRIAELYKEAGLPDGVINIITCSRNEAEILLTHKDVKAITFVGSTSVGKHIYTTAAATGKRVQALCEAKNHALVLNDAPIKRTAAGIINASYGCAGERCMALPVVVAQEGIADKLVQAIKELAEKLKVGCAYDKSSKLGPVVNAPHKESIVQWIEKGIAEGAKLVLDGRNYVVPGFEKGFYLGPTILDYVTEEMTVGTQEIFGPVLCIKRVKTFEEGLALMNRNPFANGSVIYTQNGYYAREFARHTDGGMVGINVGIPVPVGMFPFSGHKESFFGDLHTLGKDGYRFFTETKVVTTHWFDEHEIHSDAVSTWDGTI
- the iolG gene encoding inositol 2-dehydrogenase codes for the protein MKQIKIGSIGLGRLGLEHAKNIAGKIADAELYALCDMDEQKLHKAAQELRVEKTCTSFEELIAIKELDAIVIVSPSALHCKHISEALHAGKHVFCEKPLGTSLEECTLAEKAVEAHPDKVFMLGFMRRFDESYMYAKQKIAAGEIGRPVLFRSYSQDPIKCIDGAIAFAPHSGGEFYDMSSHDIDLARWMLESEPESVYAIGGCYAYPEFAKYEDGDNVSCLMKFKNEAMAFLFAGRTAPHGYNVETEIIGTKATLRIASVPQKNLVEILDTHGVRKECSENFQERFSSAYVNEVQEFVRCIIENRKPNVSVYDGTAISIIAGKCTESFKTGKLVTF
- a CDS encoding ABC transporter permease; protein product: MNGKTANTIDTKKLASLIQTYGIVLVLIIMIIVISILNPRFLGVTNLFNVLSQTAIYGILALGMTFVITSQGIDLSVGSVLALAGCVAASFAQVSGASQKYFPNMGQMPLIVPILLCLLVGSLSGALNGWLIAATKIPPFIATLGMHTVARGLVLVYTGGIPISNLLPAFDSIGQGKIFGYIPVAVLVYIFMILISWVLLHNTKFGKAVYALGGNKRAAEISGVNVSRTLIIIYAYCGLLASVAAIVYAGRAGSMHPSAATGYELTAVAATTVGGTSHTGGIGTIWGAVIGALLISVLRNGLTLLSVSSYWQQIAEGVIIVAAVIVDMRKNRGKK